A part of Myxococcus landrumus genomic DNA contains:
- a CDS encoding DUF4397 domain-containing protein, producing MPSNPWRTRCAAVVFTALSSLVGCGEDTPSHPNEPSTPKARLRIIHASPDAPAVDIYAEGQSTPLFSHVKYGDTTSYASVPTGTYNVQVRAAGAAATSTPVYSTGPLTLGEGHTLSAVAAGLLSSSESSRAFRVLPLTEGFNPPTDGRTRVRIIHAGADAPAVSLDVGDDGTSEITGLQRFQDTGASGVELPSGQVLQVGIRTATHTKVTSFTLPALPSRGELFVIATGQLSEKPGAPGGFGLLAAGVGLVRQNPVVYALHASPDAPSVDIFAGNAELVDGLTFGNLSAPIQVPPGQYTLDFFVNVSGSTRPSGAPAASRATPSLVAGQRYLALASGFLSPAANDPVDSTFELLAFSDDFISDADSLRLRVIHASPDAPVVDVSPLEAGLVPASAAFNDVPYRRASAPEGLELPAVQAVVGVAAASASDRAPVARFPLDTAPFVGRGVFAVALGALTPTVGENEQGFRLVLVDTRTSPWSALGVHPLP from the coding sequence ATGCCGAGCAATCCCTGGAGAACCCGCTGTGCCGCCGTGGTGTTCACCGCGTTGTCTTCACTCGTGGGGTGTGGAGAGGACACGCCGTCGCATCCCAACGAGCCGTCGACCCCGAAGGCCCGGCTGCGCATCATCCACGCCTCGCCGGATGCGCCCGCGGTGGACATCTACGCGGAGGGCCAGAGCACGCCGCTCTTCAGCCACGTGAAGTATGGAGACACCACCTCCTACGCCTCGGTCCCCACGGGCACGTACAACGTCCAGGTGCGCGCGGCGGGCGCCGCGGCCACGTCCACGCCTGTCTATTCCACCGGACCACTGACGCTCGGCGAAGGGCACACGCTCAGCGCGGTGGCCGCGGGGCTGCTCTCGTCCTCCGAGTCGTCGCGAGCCTTCCGCGTGCTCCCGCTCACCGAGGGCTTCAACCCTCCCACGGACGGACGCACGCGCGTGCGCATCATCCATGCGGGCGCGGATGCCCCCGCCGTCTCCCTGGACGTCGGCGACGACGGCACCTCCGAAATCACCGGGCTGCAGCGCTTCCAGGACACGGGCGCCAGCGGCGTGGAGCTGCCCTCGGGGCAGGTCCTCCAGGTGGGCATCCGCACGGCGACCCACACGAAGGTGACGTCCTTCACCCTCCCCGCGCTTCCCTCGCGCGGTGAGCTGTTCGTCATCGCCACGGGTCAGCTCTCCGAGAAGCCCGGCGCGCCCGGGGGCTTCGGCCTGCTGGCCGCGGGCGTGGGCCTGGTCCGGCAGAATCCCGTCGTCTACGCGCTGCACGCGTCACCCGACGCGCCCTCGGTGGACATCTTCGCGGGCAACGCGGAGCTGGTGGATGGCCTGACCTTCGGCAACCTGTCCGCGCCCATCCAGGTGCCCCCGGGGCAGTACACCCTGGACTTCTTCGTCAACGTCTCCGGGAGCACGCGCCCCTCGGGCGCTCCCGCCGCCTCGCGCGCCACGCCCTCGCTGGTGGCCGGTCAGCGTTATCTCGCCCTGGCGTCAGGCTTCCTCAGCCCCGCCGCGAATGACCCGGTGGACTCCACCTTCGAGCTGCTCGCCTTCTCCGATGACTTCATCTCCGACGCGGACAGCCTGCGCCTGCGGGTCATCCATGCCTCGCCCGACGCGCCCGTCGTGGATGTGTCGCCGCTGGAGGCGGGGCTCGTCCCGGCCAGCGCGGCCTTCAACGACGTGCCCTACCGCCGGGCCTCCGCCCCCGAGGGCCTGGAGCTCCCCGCCGTGCAAGCCGTGGTGGGCGTGGCGGCGGCCTCCGCGTCGGACCGCGCGCCCGTGGCCCGGTTCCCGTTGGACACCGCCCCCTTCGTCGGCCGAGGCGTCTTCGCCGTGGCCCTGGGCGCCCTCACTCCCACTGTTGGAGAAAACGAGCAGGGCTTCCGGCTGGTGCTCGTGGACACGCGGACTTCGCCTTGGAGTGCATTAGGTGTCCACCCTCTGCCGTAA
- a CDS encoding RCC1 domain-containing protein gives MKHRVGVVLACVALTSACLDPIQSATDTVEPPCGEPGAPLCPAPPPPRGLAKTVTVGKQHACALLETGGVKCWGGTGLAGDGTRALRPTAVAVRGLDRGVLTIGAGVEHTCALLEGGVVRCWGGNTRWQLAIENTEPALEPISIGKLGSNVIGLAVGDEHSCSLHAGGAVKCWGNNDDFQLGVDPASMPRGPSPTPVSVEGLPSDVTVIAAGGKHTCIATVDGQAWCWGDNTYGALGDGQAAPLLRSLPVQVQGLSGPVRALTAGTSHTCARVGDGDIECWGLNASGELGDDTALNRVVPVRPAGLPSDMRQVRAGGGSTCALSMDGRARCWGANAAGQLGDGTLLHRPAPVGVSDLGGEVVDVDTGASNTCAVLRDGRVQCWGSNATGQLGDGSQTDRTTPVVVQGLGAP, from the coding sequence ATGAAGCATCGCGTCGGGGTTGTTCTCGCATGCGTCGCGCTGACGAGCGCGTGCCTGGACCCCATCCAGAGCGCCACCGACACCGTCGAACCTCCCTGCGGGGAGCCCGGCGCCCCCCTGTGTCCGGCGCCGCCTCCTCCGCGGGGCCTGGCCAAGACGGTGACGGTGGGGAAGCAACACGCCTGCGCGCTGCTGGAGACGGGCGGCGTGAAGTGCTGGGGCGGCACGGGGCTGGCGGGGGATGGAACACGCGCGCTGCGCCCCACGGCCGTGGCCGTGCGCGGCCTGGACCGGGGCGTGCTGACCATCGGCGCTGGCGTGGAGCACACCTGCGCGCTCCTGGAAGGGGGCGTCGTGCGGTGCTGGGGCGGCAACACCCGGTGGCAGCTCGCCATCGAAAACACCGAGCCCGCGCTGGAGCCCATCTCCATTGGCAAGCTGGGCTCCAACGTCATCGGGCTCGCCGTCGGTGACGAGCACTCCTGTTCGCTCCACGCGGGGGGCGCGGTGAAGTGCTGGGGAAACAACGACGACTTCCAGCTCGGGGTGGACCCCGCCAGCATGCCTCGCGGCCCGTCGCCCACGCCCGTGTCCGTGGAGGGGCTGCCCAGCGACGTCACCGTCATCGCCGCGGGGGGCAAGCACACGTGCATCGCCACCGTGGACGGCCAGGCGTGGTGCTGGGGTGACAACACCTACGGCGCCCTGGGGGATGGCCAGGCGGCGCCCCTGCTCCGCTCGCTTCCCGTCCAGGTGCAGGGGCTCTCCGGCCCCGTGCGCGCGTTGACGGCGGGCACGAGTCACACGTGCGCCCGCGTGGGGGATGGCGACATCGAGTGCTGGGGCCTCAACGCCTCGGGCGAGCTGGGAGATGACACCGCGTTGAACCGCGTCGTCCCCGTGCGGCCGGCGGGACTGCCCTCGGACATGCGTCAGGTGCGAGCGGGGGGTGGCAGCACCTGCGCGCTGAGCATGGACGGACGGGCGCGCTGCTGGGGGGCGAATGCCGCGGGGCAACTGGGGGACGGGACGCTGCTCCACCGGCCCGCTCCGGTGGGCGTGTCGGACCTGGGCGGTGAAGTCGTGGATGTGGACACGGGTGCGTCGAACACATGCGCGGTGCTGCGGGACGGGCGCGTGCAGTGCTGGGGCAGCAATGCCACCGGCCAGTTGGGGGACGGGTCGCAGACGGACCGCACGACGCCCGTGGTGGTGCAGGGGCTTGGGGCCCCCTGA
- a CDS encoding RNA polymerase sigma factor, whose amino-acid sequence MSLLRENPKLLESFRRGEPEALTRVYQAYSAHVARFLSRTYVSHGPGGLARVGPLDLEAAHQETFVRAFREQARLAYDGVRPFSAWLNAVARQAAVDVLRAAGRIAREAVPLDDTLMAERLASNAPSPEDRALEVETRELVTRFLAGLDEPTRRLADLRFVQGLSQERAGQVLGLSRQELRTRENKLRRAMTTFLVEEGWLTPESSDAVPSAAATAALLAILFPHFVP is encoded by the coding sequence ATGTCGCTGCTGAGGGAGAACCCGAAGTTGCTGGAGTCCTTTCGCCGGGGAGAGCCGGAGGCGCTCACCCGCGTGTACCAGGCCTATTCGGCGCATGTGGCGCGCTTCCTGTCGCGCACCTACGTGTCCCATGGTCCTGGAGGACTGGCGCGCGTGGGGCCTCTCGACCTGGAGGCCGCGCACCAGGAGACCTTCGTGCGCGCCTTCCGGGAGCAGGCGCGGCTGGCCTACGACGGCGTGCGGCCGTTCTCCGCGTGGCTGAACGCGGTGGCACGGCAGGCCGCGGTGGATGTGCTGCGCGCCGCTGGACGCATCGCCCGAGAGGCGGTGCCCTTGGATGACACGCTCATGGCGGAGCGGCTGGCGAGCAACGCCCCATCTCCCGAGGACCGCGCGCTGGAGGTGGAGACGCGGGAGCTGGTGACGCGCTTCCTCGCGGGGCTCGACGAGCCGACGCGCAGGTTGGCGGACCTGCGCTTCGTGCAGGGACTCTCCCAGGAGCGCGCGGGCCAGGTGCTGGGGCTGTCCCGGCAGGAGCTGCGGACGCGCGAGAACAAGCTGCGCCGCGCGATGACCACGTTCCTGGTGGAGGAAGGCTGGCTCACCCCCGAGTCGTCCGACGCCGTGCCCTCCGCCGCCGCCACCGCCGCCTTGCTGGCCATTCTCTTCCCCCACTTCGTGCCCTGA
- a CDS encoding caspase family protein — protein sequence MTPASDVGMFRLCALWLACVATGSIAQPVDAPTSEPSPVRRALVVAFNGSDAPGMPPLRYADDDGVRWAETLRRLGVDVLLLTVPDADTAKVERRQLTEVRAPTLAALDEAVAMFSRRNLEDRAAGRTVDFLFIYVGHGRTSESSRAYLTLADGRLDQEGLYSRVVEKLDADYVHLLVDACHAAGVVGSRGDPLVLTRLRRALEQEQLAGHPRVGAIFAESNEGETHEWSRIRAGVFSHAARSALMGGADVNHDGLVEYSELDAFVAAAIRGVKSPQARLAVRTFPPALSPSRPLVGPAPDGPRLHLPATPGGARISVEDASGVRLADAHQAAGETLSLALPEREVYWLSTPTGEARVRREDLDEGSLPRLTEPEVALRGATEESLLQGLFALPFGRDFYEGYVTSSGIAAVDFTGPLRADGPSGLPRSLGLEIGFTLSTAPLGGTGAARGLALSWRMPGPGLLRWGVRATYAMAPNSWVDDATLQRVAVMALGGLHGRGDLAPFAEVGAGWLMLVVDRANSRQGDSAGFTARSAAGLRWRPGDFGLRGGLTLDLDSAREDGRRRARLVPGLELGLER from the coding sequence ATGACCCCAGCAAGCGACGTGGGCATGTTTCGACTCTGTGCTTTGTGGCTTGCCTGTGTCGCGACGGGAAGCATCGCCCAGCCCGTCGATGCGCCCACCTCGGAGCCAAGTCCCGTACGACGCGCGCTGGTCGTCGCCTTCAACGGCAGCGATGCCCCCGGAATGCCGCCCTTGCGCTACGCCGATGATGACGGCGTGCGCTGGGCGGAGACGCTCAGGCGCCTGGGCGTGGACGTGCTGCTGCTCACCGTGCCCGACGCGGACACCGCGAAAGTCGAACGCCGTCAATTGACGGAGGTCCGCGCGCCCACGCTCGCCGCGCTCGATGAGGCCGTGGCGATGTTCTCCCGGCGCAACCTGGAGGACCGCGCGGCCGGCCGCACGGTGGACTTCCTCTTCATCTACGTGGGCCACGGCCGCACCAGCGAATCCTCGCGTGCGTACCTCACGCTCGCCGACGGACGGCTGGACCAGGAGGGTCTCTACTCGCGCGTGGTGGAGAAGCTCGACGCGGACTACGTGCACCTGCTCGTGGATGCCTGCCACGCCGCGGGGGTCGTGGGCAGTCGCGGCGACCCCCTGGTGCTCACGCGACTGCGACGCGCCCTGGAGCAGGAACAACTCGCGGGCCACCCTCGCGTGGGCGCCATCTTCGCGGAGAGCAACGAAGGCGAGACCCACGAGTGGTCCCGCATCCGCGCGGGTGTCTTCAGTCATGCGGCACGCTCCGCGCTGATGGGGGGCGCGGACGTCAACCATGACGGGCTCGTGGAATACAGCGAGCTCGACGCCTTCGTGGCCGCGGCGATTCGCGGCGTCAAATCACCTCAAGCCCGGCTCGCGGTGCGAACCTTCCCTCCCGCGCTCAGCCCCTCGCGCCCCCTCGTCGGCCCCGCACCCGATGGGCCTCGACTCCACCTGCCCGCGACACCGGGCGGCGCGCGCATCTCCGTGGAGGATGCCTCGGGAGTCCGGCTCGCGGATGCACATCAGGCCGCGGGAGAGACGCTGTCCCTCGCGCTGCCCGAGCGAGAGGTGTACTGGCTGAGCACCCCCACGGGCGAAGCACGCGTGCGACGCGAGGACCTGGACGAGGGCTCGCTTCCACGCCTCACCGAGCCCGAGGTGGCCCTGCGTGGCGCCACCGAGGAGAGCCTGCTCCAGGGCCTCTTCGCCCTGCCCTTCGGACGCGACTTCTACGAGGGCTACGTCACCTCCTCCGGCATCGCCGCCGTGGACTTCACCGGCCCCCTGCGCGCCGACGGCCCCTCGGGACTTCCCCGCTCGCTGGGGCTTGAAATCGGCTTCACGCTGTCGACCGCGCCCCTGGGTGGCACGGGGGCCGCCAGGGGACTGGCCCTGTCATGGCGGATGCCGGGCCCCGGCCTCCTTCGCTGGGGCGTGCGAGCCACCTACGCGATGGCCCCGAACTCCTGGGTGGACGACGCCACGCTCCAGCGCGTGGCCGTGATGGCCCTGGGGGGACTGCACGGCCGAGGCGACCTGGCCCCCTTCGCCGAAGTGGGCGCGGGGTGGCTGATGCTCGTGGTGGACCGCGCCAATAGCAGGCAAGGCGACTCCGCCGGATTCACCGCCCGCTCCGCCGCGGGCCTCCGCTGGCGGCCTGGAGATTTCGGGCTGCGCGGCGGACTGACCTTGGACCTGGACTCGGCCCGCGAGGATGGACGTCGCCGTGCGCGTCTGGTCCCCGGCCTGGAGCTGGGGCTGGAGCGCTGA
- a CDS encoding acyl-CoA desaturase → MDASGTRWGEARWDTGKVARWSVLHLGAAAGGVLCFSWSAVAVFAGLLVVTLGLGVSVGIHRGVIHRAFRASRGVERVLGFIGTLAGLGGVLGMSRMHQLRDFHQNQPESECPEYFGYREGFTSAMTHALFRTWHVRDENLYPPVARDVVEDSFFRALERAGLWLQVPLALVLYAVGGPSWVAWGIFVRLALTQDGFWFVHYVSHVEGEQPYELPGCAEQGRNAGWLAVVSMGESWHNNHHAYPGSARMGFGWKQPDPGWWMVRGLAALGLVTEVKTPRNLEPRAGTREQESPTRNDSQPKTLRKKGTPGVPPATASRKPVCQSRTALARGWRHSPCVVRVYFWPSLSCRWARVVKTLERARKSPWTTEATSRAATSPRGRCAPPSTGSPRPLPSPRRSFESPRPPAASRP, encoded by the coding sequence ATGGACGCGAGCGGTACGCGATGGGGCGAGGCACGTTGGGACACGGGCAAGGTGGCGCGGTGGAGCGTGCTCCACCTGGGGGCGGCGGCGGGCGGAGTGCTGTGCTTCTCCTGGAGCGCGGTGGCGGTGTTCGCCGGGCTGCTGGTGGTGACCCTGGGCCTGGGTGTCTCGGTGGGCATCCATCGCGGCGTCATCCACCGGGCCTTCCGTGCCTCGCGTGGAGTGGAGCGGGTGCTGGGGTTCATCGGCACACTCGCGGGACTGGGCGGTGTCCTCGGCATGAGCCGGATGCACCAGTTGCGCGACTTCCACCAGAACCAGCCGGAGTCCGAGTGCCCCGAGTACTTCGGCTATCGCGAGGGCTTCACGAGCGCGATGACCCACGCGCTCTTCCGCACCTGGCACGTGCGCGATGAGAACCTCTACCCGCCCGTGGCTCGCGACGTCGTCGAGGACTCGTTCTTCCGTGCACTGGAGCGCGCGGGCCTGTGGCTCCAGGTGCCGTTGGCCCTCGTGCTGTACGCGGTGGGCGGGCCGTCGTGGGTGGCGTGGGGCATCTTCGTGCGGCTGGCGCTCACGCAGGACGGCTTCTGGTTCGTCCACTACGTGAGCCACGTCGAGGGCGAGCAGCCCTACGAGCTGCCCGGCTGCGCGGAGCAGGGCCGCAACGCGGGCTGGCTCGCCGTCGTGAGCATGGGGGAGTCGTGGCACAACAACCACCACGCCTATCCCGGCTCGGCGCGCATGGGGTTTGGCTGGAAGCAGCCGGACCCGGGCTGGTGGATGGTGCGAGGGCTCGCGGCGCTGGGACTGGTGACAGAGGTGAAGACCCCCAGGAACCTGGAGCCACGCGCGGGGACTCGCGAGCAGGAGAGCCCGACACGCAATGACTCGCAGCCGAAGACCTTGCGCAAGAAAGGAACGCCTGGGGTTCCACCAGCGACGGCGAGCAGGAAGCCGGTCTGTCAATCCCGCACAGCCCTCGCAAGAGGATGGAGGCATTCCCCATGCGTCGTTCGCGTGTACTTCTGGCCGTCGCTTTCCTGTCGTTGGGCGCGTGTGGTGAAGACCCTGGAGAGGGCCCGGAAGAGCCCGTGGACTACCGAGGCAACGTCACGGGCAGCTACCTCGCCTCGGGGACGCTGCGCGCCACCATCGACGGGCAGCCCACGTCCACTCCCATCACCTCGACGGTCGTTCGAATCTCCGCGGCCGCCAGCAGCATCTCGGCCCTGA
- a CDS encoding alpha/beta hydrolase: MAENSTNVRAKLALWGLRTLAMSSGAVAPGLTAVWADGLFRRPMRPRRSKTAEGVLARGQPKRLRWGGEEVAMWSWGEGPRVLLVHGWSGYGGQLTAFVEPLVAAGYSVVTYDAPAHGKSTGRTSSLPEMAEVVAEVAESVGGVSAVVAHSLGAAATAVAMRDGLRVGRAVFVSPPADPRHGIQAFARELGFSDEVWMRMEQRIEKKFSVKLVDLTLPHFVPSLGHVPLHVFHDVEDREVSVMDGEAVAHAWPGARLTLTEGLGHNRILYAPNVVSQAVAFLREAPRVADVAPASVETLASVVQAPAARSPLRLVHNR, from the coding sequence ATGGCTGAAAATAGCACGAACGTTCGAGCGAAACTGGCGCTGTGGGGCCTGCGCACGCTGGCGATGAGCTCCGGAGCGGTGGCGCCGGGGCTGACGGCGGTGTGGGCGGACGGGCTGTTCCGCCGGCCGATGCGTCCTCGTCGGTCGAAGACGGCGGAAGGGGTGCTGGCGCGGGGGCAGCCGAAGCGGCTGCGGTGGGGCGGCGAGGAGGTGGCGATGTGGAGCTGGGGCGAGGGGCCTCGGGTGCTGCTGGTGCATGGGTGGAGTGGGTATGGCGGGCAGCTCACGGCCTTCGTGGAGCCGCTGGTGGCGGCGGGGTACTCGGTCGTGACGTACGACGCGCCGGCGCATGGGAAGTCCACGGGGCGCACCAGCTCGCTGCCGGAGATGGCGGAGGTGGTGGCGGAGGTGGCGGAGTCCGTGGGTGGGGTGAGCGCGGTGGTGGCGCACTCCCTGGGCGCGGCGGCGACGGCGGTGGCGATGCGGGACGGGTTGAGGGTTGGGCGCGCGGTGTTCGTGTCGCCGCCCGCGGACCCGCGCCATGGCATCCAGGCCTTCGCGCGGGAGCTGGGGTTCTCGGACGAGGTGTGGATGCGGATGGAGCAGCGCATCGAGAAGAAGTTCAGCGTGAAGCTGGTGGACCTGACGCTGCCGCACTTCGTGCCGTCCCTGGGGCATGTGCCGCTGCACGTGTTCCATGACGTGGAGGACCGCGAGGTGTCCGTCATGGATGGCGAGGCGGTGGCCCACGCATGGCCCGGTGCGCGGCTGACGCTCACGGAGGGACTGGGGCACAACCGCATCCTGTACGCGCCGAATGTGGTGTCGCAGGCGGTGGCGTTCCTCCGAGAGGCGCCGCGCGTGGCCGACGTGGCCCCCGCTTCCGTGGAGACGCTGGCCTCGGTGGTCCAGGCACCGGCCGCGCGTTCTCCGCTGCGGCTGGTGCACAACCGCTGA
- a CDS encoding TetR/AcrR family transcriptional regulator yields the protein MRKGELTHQAILERAIQLASRLGLQGLSIGGLADELQLSKSGLFAHFRSKTSLQVEILNAATALFTERVIRPALMQPRGEPRLWALFEGWLAWEKELVPEGGCIFVAAATELDDVPGPARDRLVQTQRDWLDCLAQGARIAISERHFLDTVDVEQFAHEMYAMFLGFHHSARLMKDPRAEQRTRRAFETLMRDSRRSDC from the coding sequence ATGCGCAAGGGAGAGCTCACCCATCAGGCGATTCTGGAGCGGGCGATTCAGCTCGCCAGCCGGCTGGGGCTCCAGGGGTTGAGCATTGGCGGGCTGGCGGATGAGCTCCAGCTCTCCAAGAGCGGCCTGTTCGCGCACTTCCGTTCCAAGACCTCGCTGCAGGTCGAAATCCTGAACGCGGCGACGGCGCTGTTCACCGAGCGGGTCATCCGCCCGGCGCTCATGCAGCCCCGAGGCGAGCCCCGGCTGTGGGCCCTCTTCGAGGGGTGGCTGGCCTGGGAGAAGGAGCTGGTTCCGGAGGGCGGCTGCATCTTCGTCGCGGCGGCCACGGAGCTGGACGACGTGCCCGGCCCCGCGCGCGACCGGCTGGTGCAGACGCAGCGCGACTGGCTGGACTGCCTGGCCCAGGGCGCGCGCATCGCCATCTCCGAGCGGCACTTCCTCGACACGGTGGACGTGGAGCAGTTCGCCCACGAGATGTACGCCATGTTCCTGGGCTTCCATCATTCAGCGCGGCTGATGAAGGACCCCCGCGCGGAGCAGCGGACCCGCAGGGCCTTCGAGACCCTGATGCGCGACTCCCGCCGCTCCGACTGCTGA
- a CDS encoding group II truncated hemoglobin yields MLVDLKVPPSDDWVPTLEDTPYQRIGGDDAVMALAGAFYDAMDAHEPALAKLHELDEKGRVNQGTRERFGLFLIGWLGGPQHYSAQHGHPRLRMRHAHVPVDLAMRDAWLRAMGRALDGRGVTGGLRRFLDERFAQVADFLRNQEG; encoded by the coding sequence ATGCTCGTAGACCTCAAGGTTCCCCCCTCGGATGATTGGGTCCCCACGCTGGAGGACACGCCGTATCAGCGCATCGGCGGCGACGACGCGGTGATGGCGCTGGCGGGCGCCTTCTACGACGCGATGGACGCGCACGAGCCCGCGCTGGCGAAGCTGCACGAGCTGGATGAGAAGGGCCGGGTGAACCAGGGCACGCGCGAGCGCTTCGGCCTGTTCCTCATCGGCTGGCTGGGCGGCCCGCAGCACTACTCCGCCCAGCATGGCCACCCGCGCCTGCGGATGCGGCACGCCCACGTTCCGGTGGACCTGGCCATGCGCGACGCGTGGCTGCGCGCCATGGGGCGGGCCCTGGATGGCCGGGGTGTCACCGGGGGCCTGCGCCGCTTCCTGGACGAGCGCTTCGCCCAAGTGGCTGATTTCCTTCGCAACCAGGAAGGCTGA
- a CDS encoding 5'-3' exonuclease, with product MRLHLVDGTYELYRAHFSPRPGHTSPEGQDVKATVGVMSSLLMLLHDGEEAVTHVAVAFDNPIRSFRNALFDGYKGDEGVPPELRAQFDLVEKAVAALGVRVWSMKEHEADDALSTAAAKWAGEVEQVRLLTPDKDLGQCVRGQRVVQVDRRQEKVLDEDAVRAKLGVSPASVPDLLALMGDDADGIPGLPGFGEKGASSLLSAYGKLEAIPDDASTWSVRPRGADKLAATLRAHREEALLYRRLATLVTDAPLPGTRTLEDVAWRGVPRSVFEPFCDTLGVTTLKRRPKRWVD from the coding sequence ATGCGCCTGCACCTGGTGGATGGCACCTATGAGCTGTACCGCGCCCACTTCTCGCCTCGGCCGGGGCACACCTCGCCAGAGGGGCAGGACGTGAAGGCGACCGTGGGGGTGATGTCCTCGCTGCTCATGCTGCTGCACGACGGCGAAGAGGCCGTGACGCACGTGGCGGTGGCGTTCGACAACCCCATCCGCTCGTTCCGCAACGCGCTGTTCGACGGGTACAAGGGCGACGAGGGTGTGCCCCCGGAGCTGCGCGCGCAGTTTGATTTGGTCGAGAAGGCCGTCGCGGCGTTGGGCGTGCGGGTGTGGTCGATGAAGGAGCACGAGGCGGACGACGCGCTGTCCACCGCGGCGGCGAAGTGGGCCGGTGAGGTGGAGCAGGTGCGGCTGCTCACGCCGGACAAGGACCTGGGGCAGTGCGTGCGAGGCCAGCGCGTGGTCCAGGTGGACCGGCGTCAGGAGAAGGTGCTGGACGAGGACGCCGTGCGCGCGAAGCTGGGCGTGTCCCCCGCGAGCGTGCCGGACCTGCTGGCGCTGATGGGCGATGACGCGGACGGCATCCCCGGGCTGCCGGGCTTTGGGGAGAAGGGCGCGTCGTCGCTCCTGTCCGCGTACGGAAAGCTGGAGGCGATTCCCGACGACGCCTCGACGTGGTCGGTGCGCCCGCGCGGCGCGGACAAGCTCGCGGCGACGCTGCGTGCGCATCGTGAGGAGGCGCTGCTGTATCGCCGCCTCGCCACGCTGGTGACGGATGCGCCGCTGCCCGGCACGCGGACGCTGGAGGACGTGGCGTGGCGGGGGGTGCCTCGAAGTGTGTTCGAGCCCTTCTGCGACACACTGGGTGTCACCACCCTCAAGCGCAGGCCGAAGCGCTGGGTGGACTGA
- a CDS encoding DUF4398 domain-containing protein — protein MRPKLLAAMLCVSLFGCASQSVTPTKNSRRTEAVASMRAAESAGAASVPQAARHLEFARQQVANGDHLLSAKDPDRADLSYLQADADADLAQALARAVPLEQQAQQTTQQLETLRQSPR, from the coding sequence GTGCGCCCCAAGCTGCTTGCCGCGATGCTGTGCGTCTCCCTTTTCGGGTGCGCCAGTCAGAGCGTGACACCCACCAAGAACTCGCGACGAACCGAGGCCGTCGCCTCCATGCGCGCCGCCGAAAGCGCGGGCGCCGCGAGCGTCCCACAGGCCGCGCGACACCTGGAGTTCGCGCGACAACAAGTCGCCAACGGCGACCACCTGCTGTCGGCGAAGGACCCCGACCGCGCGGACCTGAGCTACCTGCAGGCGGACGCGGACGCGGACCTCGCGCAGGCACTCGCCCGCGCGGTGCCCCTGGAGCAGCAGGCACAGCAGACCACCCAACAGCTCGAGACGCTGCGGCAGAGCCCGCGCTGA
- a CDS encoding OmpA family protein, which produces MVRNKRGWKALAGATLLLAAGSASASPPKELEEARAAYKQLAASPQGRESPREVQVAKAALKAAETSYKHEKDSTRTRVLSYVALRRIETAGTWGNASLASRQQSEAQAAIQQAQAQQQEGQRRQQLDAEAQRLAQQNEEIQRQAERRQAEEMARSQAEQQTTAQLDAERKAREEAEQKAAAALAELDKANKDLKVREEARGTVLTLSGSVLFASGSSELLPSARDRLSDVADVLKEGEKPLLIEGHTDSTGSDSLNERLSYQRAERVKDFLVTRGVPAQRIDVRGLGEYQPVATNATAEGRANNRRVEIIVERGGQRAVGGSGQQDSSGQPQQQQPADSNPDAQQQHESHDSGQDVPQ; this is translated from the coding sequence ATGGTGCGAAACAAGCGTGGATGGAAAGCCCTCGCCGGAGCCACGTTGCTCCTGGCCGCGGGGAGCGCGAGCGCCTCTCCCCCCAAGGAACTCGAAGAGGCGCGCGCCGCCTACAAGCAACTGGCCGCGAGCCCCCAGGGCCGCGAGAGCCCGCGCGAGGTGCAGGTGGCGAAGGCCGCGCTGAAGGCGGCCGAGACGTCCTACAAACACGAGAAGGACTCCACGCGCACGCGTGTCCTGTCCTACGTGGCCCTGCGCCGGATTGAGACCGCCGGCACCTGGGGCAACGCGAGCCTCGCCTCTCGCCAGCAGTCCGAGGCCCAGGCGGCGATTCAGCAGGCCCAGGCCCAGCAGCAGGAAGGCCAGCGCCGTCAGCAGCTCGACGCGGAGGCGCAGCGGCTGGCGCAGCAGAACGAGGAGATTCAGCGTCAGGCCGAGAGGCGCCAGGCCGAGGAGATGGCGCGAAGCCAGGCGGAGCAGCAGACCACCGCCCAGCTCGACGCCGAGAGGAAGGCACGCGAGGAGGCCGAGCAGAAGGCGGCCGCGGCCCTGGCGGAGCTGGACAAGGCCAACAAGGACCTCAAGGTCCGCGAGGAAGCACGCGGCACCGTGCTGACGCTGTCGGGCAGCGTCCTCTTCGCCTCGGGCTCCTCGGAGCTGCTCCCCTCGGCGCGAGACAGGCTGTCGGACGTGGCGGACGTGCTGAAGGAGGGCGAGAAGCCGTTGCTCATCGAGGGCCACACGGACTCGACGGGCTCCGACTCGCTCAACGAGCGGCTGTCCTATCAGCGCGCCGAGCGCGTGAAGGACTTCCTCGTCACCCGCGGCGTGCCCGCCCAGCGCATCGACGTGCGCGGCCTGGGCGAGTACCAGCCGGTGGCCACCAACGCCACGGCCGAGGGCCGCGCCAACAATCGCCGCGTGGAAATCATCGTCGAGCGCGGGGGCCAGCGCGCCGTCGGCGGCAGCGGTCAGCAGGACTCGAGCGGACAGCCGCAGCAGCAACAGCCCGCCGACTCGAACCCGGATGCGCAGCAGCAGCACGAGTCCCATGACTCGGGCCAGGACGTGCCGCAGTAG